The following proteins are co-located in the Flammeovirga kamogawensis genome:
- a CDS encoding DUF1349 domain-containing protein translates to MKNLIILLSLLSISVITNAQDLSSMQWFNAPDKWEIKGNTLKMFVTPQTDYWRKTHYGFTVDDGPFYYTNRGGEFEVSVKITGAYKTRFDQMGLMLRIDEKHWIKTGIEYVDGVYNFSAVVTNEHSSWSVVALKEKPKSIWIKAIRKRDAVEILYSLDGKNYQMSNLAYLPDHKPVMVGMMAASPDGSGFDATFDDFKITHLPDERRLEWLENNKE, encoded by the coding sequence ATGAAAAATCTAATTATTCTATTATCCCTTTTGAGTATATCTGTAATAACAAATGCTCAAGATTTATCTTCTATGCAATGGTTTAATGCACCAGATAAATGGGAGATAAAAGGAAATACGCTTAAGATGTTTGTTACTCCACAAACTGATTATTGGAGAAAAACTCATTATGGATTTACCGTAGACGATGGTCCTTTTTATTATACAAATAGAGGTGGAGAGTTCGAGGTATCTGTTAAAATTACTGGAGCTTATAAAACACGTTTCGACCAAATGGGATTAATGCTTAGAATAGACGAAAAGCATTGGATTAAAACAGGTATTGAATACGTAGATGGTGTATATAACTTTAGTGCAGTGGTTACAAACGAGCATTCTAGTTGGAGTGTTGTAGCGTTAAAAGAAAAGCCAAAATCAATTTGGATAAAAGCAATAAGAAAGCGTGATGCTGTAGAAATACTTTATTCTTTAGATGGTAAGAATTATCAGATGAGTAACCTTGCTTATTTACCAGATCATAAACCTGTAATGGTAGGAATGATGGCAGCAAGTCCTGATGGTAGTGGTTTCGATGCTACTTTTGATGATTTTAAAATAACACACCTTCCTGACGAAAGAAGATTAGAGTGGTTAGAAAATAACAAAGAGTAA